GTTTCTTGTCTTGACGCTTCTCAGCAACAGTGCGCGCCGTTTTCTCGTCATCTACAACGATCAACACGTCGCCTGCTTCCGGCACGTCCGTCAAGCCCAATACCTCGACAGGCATGGAAGGACCTGCTTTTTTCACACGTTCGCCGCGGTCATTCACCATAGCCCGCACACGCCCGTACGCACTGCCAGCAATAATCGCATCACCAATAGTGAGCGTTCCTTTTTGCACCAACACCGTAGCCACCGTACCGCGGCCCTTGTCAAGCTGTGCTTCGACAATAGTGCCCATGGCATTTCGGTTCGGATTGGCTTTCAGTTCCTGCACTTCCGCAACAAGCAGAATCATTTCCAACAAATCGGAAATACCTGTTTTTTGATGTGCTGATACAGGGACCATGATGGTATCTCCGCCCCATTCTTCGCCAATCAGACCATGCTCCATCAACTGCTGTTTCACTTGGTCCGGATTGGCCCCAGGACGGTCCATTTTATTGATAGCCACAATAATCGGCACTTCTGCCGCTTTAGCATGATTGATAGCCTCAATGGTCTGCGGCATAACGCCATCATCGGCAGCCACCACCAAGATCGCTACGTCAGTTACCTGCGCTCCTCGAGCGCGCATTGCGGTAAACGCTTCATGGCCCGGAGTATCTAAGAAGGTAATTTTCTTACCTTGATAAACAACCTGGTAGGCGCCAATATGCTGCGTAATGCCGCCTGCTTCTTTTTCCGTCACATGGGTTTTACGGATGACATCCAACAAGGATGTCTTACCATGGTCAACATGGCCCATAACGGTCACAACCGGAGGACGCGCTTGCAGCGACTCAGGATCATCCTCAATCTCTTTTACTTCTGTCGGGTCTTCTTCCGGCGGCAACGCCTCTACGGCAGTACCGAATTCTTCCCCCAATAAGCAAGCAGTATCAAAATCAATTTCCTGATTGATGGTAGCCATAACTCCCATCATCATCAGCTTTTTGATAACTTCCCCGACATCGCGCCCTAGCTTGCTCGCTAGTTCCTTGACGCTGAGGCTTTCGCCAATGCGGATTTGCTTCGGTTTCGGCATTTCCTGTTTCGGTGCAGCCGGTGCAAAACGCTGACCGCCTCTTTGATTGCCGCCGCGCTGATTATTAAAACGTTGACCGCCTCCAGTGCCGCCTTGACGACGCTGCGGGCCCCCTTGCGAACGCTGCTGCTGGCCACCACTGCGCTGCCCACCACCAGGACGCTGTTGACCTCCAAAATTTTGTTGACCCTGCTGCGGACGCGGAGCCTGTTGGCCGCCTTGCGGACGCGGAGCTTGTTGGCCGCCTTGCGGACGAGGAGCCTGTTGGCCACCTTGCGGACGCGGTCCTTGTTGCCATTGCGGACGCGGAGCCTGCTGCCCTTGCGGACGCGGAGCCTGTTGGCCTTGCGGACGCGGAGCCTGTTGGCCTTGCGGACGCGGAGCCTGTTGGCCTTGCGGATACGAAGCCTGCTGCCCTTGCGGACGCGGAGCCTGTTGGCCTTGCGGATACGAAGCCTGTTGGCCTTGCGGACGCGGAGCCTGTTGGCCTTGCGGACGCGGAGCCTGTTGGCCTTGCGGACGCGGAGCCTGTTGGCCTTGCGGACGCGGAGCCTGTTGGCCTTGCGGACGCGGAGCCTGTTGGCCTTGCGGACGCGGAGCCTGTTGGCCTTGCGGACGCGGAGCCTGTTGGCCTTGCGGACGCGGAGCCTGTTGGCCTTGCGGCGCTTGTTGCTTTCCTAAGTGCTTACGCACTAAATCAATACCTTTTTCATCCACATTACTCATATGATTTTTAACTGGCACTTCATTTTTCGACAGCAACTCCATGATATCTTTGCTGCTGGTATGATATTCTTTGGCGAGTTCAAAAACCCGATATTTGCTGTTATTAGACATCAATCCACCCCCATGTTCATTTCGCTTTGCCGCACAAGCTCTTGCACGCGCGCAGCGAACCCCTTATCCGTCAAAGCCACTGCCGCTCGATGGGCTTTGCCGATTCCTTCTCCCATCTCCAATTTGGAGGAAAAAAGGATATATGTGACCCCGTAATAAGCCGCGGCATCTTGATAACTCTTACGGGTGTTAGCGGAAGCATCAGCGGCAATCAGCAACAACTCAACTTTTTTTTGCTGCATTGCTTTGCGTACGGCCACTTCGCCTGAAATCAGCCTTCCCGCACGCTGCGCCAGCCCCAATAGTGAAATAACACGCTGTTCATGTACCGACATTATAAAGACTCCAATTGAGACTGAATTTGAGCATACACTTCCGGGCTTACGCTTTGCTTCAACGCTTTTTCCAAGCGCTTCCCTTTATACGCCGCTTCCATGCAGGCCGTCGCCTTACAGACATAGGCCCCTCTACCAGCTTTTTTACCGGTAGGATCAATGAAAATCTCACCTTCAGGCGATCGAACAATACGCAGCAGTTCTTTCTTGGTTTTCATTTCCTGACAACCGACACACATGCGTTGGGGTATTTTTTTTTGCACCATTGTGCTCACTCCTCGCCTTGTGCTTGAGACTCACTTTTTATATCAATTTTCCATCCGGTCAGCTTAGCTGCCAAACGGGCGTTTTGTCCTTCTTTGCCAATTGCCAGCGACAACTGGTAATCCGGCACAATCACTTTCGATATTTTTTCCGCCTCATTAACTTCTACAGAAACTACCTTAGCGGGACTTAACGCATTGGCAATATATTTTCCCGGATCCGGGTTCCACTTGACAATGTCAATTTTTTCGCCTCGGAGTTCATTGACGATCGTCTGCACCCGTGTTCCTTTGTGTCCCACACAGGCTCCCACTGGATCTACGTTCTCATCCCGGGAATAGACGGCTATTTTCGAGCGATGCCCAGGTTCCCTTGCAACCGATTTGATCTCGACAACACCATCGTGAATCTCTGGAACCTCGAGTTCAAAAAGACGCTTCAAAAGACCCGGATGGGTCCGCGAAACCATAATCTGCGGCCCTTTAGTAGTCTTTTTAACTTCAATGATATAAGCCTTGACACGTTCCCCATGACGATACGTTTCACCCATGATTTGTTCCGCTGGCGCCAAGATGGCTTCGGTTTTTCCTAGATCAATAAAAACGTTTTTTTGTTCGATTCGTTGCACAATACCTGTTAAAATATCGCTGGAACGATTGGAAAATTCCTCGTAAATAATACCGCGTTCC
This genomic window from uncultured Anaeromusa sp. contains:
- the infB gene encoding translation initiation factor IF-2; the encoded protein is MSNNSKYRVFELAKEYHTSSKDIMELLSKNEVPVKNHMSNVDEKGIDLVRKHLGKQQAPQGQQAPRPQGQQAPRPQGQQAPRPQGQQAPRPQGQQAPRPQGQQAPRPQGQQAPRPQGQQAPRPQGQQASYPQGQQAPRPQGQQASYPQGQQAPRPQGQQAPRPQGQQAPRPQGQQAPRPQWQQGPRPQGGQQAPRPQGGQQAPRPQGGQQAPRPQQGQQNFGGQQRPGGGQRSGGQQQRSQGGPQRRQGGTGGGQRFNNQRGGNQRGGQRFAPAAPKQEMPKPKQIRIGESLSVKELASKLGRDVGEVIKKLMMMGVMATINQEIDFDTACLLGEEFGTAVEALPPEEDPTEVKEIEDDPESLQARPPVVTVMGHVDHGKTSLLDVIRKTHVTEKEAGGITQHIGAYQVVYQGKKITFLDTPGHEAFTAMRARGAQVTDVAILVVAADDGVMPQTIEAINHAKAAEVPIIVAINKMDRPGANPDQVKQQLMEHGLIGEEWGGDTIMVPVSAHQKTGISDLLEMILLVAEVQELKANPNRNAMGTIVEAQLDKGRGTVATVLVQKGTLTIGDAIIAGSAYGRVRAMVNDRGERVKKAGPSMPVEVLGLTDVPEAGDVLIVVDDEKTARTVAEKRQDKKRSEEIKESQKVSLDDLFKQIQDGQIKDLNVVIKADVQGSVEALRQALMGLNTNEEVRVIIVHAGVGAINESDVMLASAANALIIGFNVRPDGNARKTADAEKIDIRTYRVIYDAINDVEAALTGMLASQYKEVILGRAEVRMVISVPKTVVAGSYVLEGKITNSSQVRILRNGIVLHEGTVEALRRFKDDVKEVAQGYECGISVEKFRDIKEGDIIEAFVMEEVRPTSL
- a CDS encoding ribosomal L7Ae/L30e/S12e/Gadd45 family protein; this encodes MSVHEQRVISLLGLAQRAGRLISGEVAVRKAMQQKKVELLLIAADASANTRKSYQDAAAYYGVTYILFSSKLEMGEGIGKAHRAAVALTDKGFAARVQELVRQSEMNMGVD
- a CDS encoding YlxR family protein; the protein is MVQKKIPQRMCVGCQEMKTKKELLRIVRSPEGEIFIDPTGKKAGRGAYVCKATACMEAAYKGKRLEKALKQSVSPEVYAQIQSQLESL
- the nusA gene encoding transcription termination factor NusA, coding for MNAEFMQAFEQLGKEKGIAPEVLFDAIEAALISAYKRNFQTAANVRVQLDRLTGEIKVFARKNVVEAVDDARLEMDLQEARSHNPNYAVEDIVEVEVTPKDFGRIAAQTAKQVVVQRIREAERGIIYEEFSNRSSDILTGIVQRIEQKNVFIDLGKTEAILAPAEQIMGETYRHGERVKAYIIEVKKTTKGPQIMVSRTHPGLLKRLFELEVPEIHDGVVEIKSVAREPGHRSKIAVYSRDENVDPVGACVGHKGTRVQTIVNELRGEKIDIVKWNPDPGKYIANALSPAKVVSVEVNEAEKISKVIVPDYQLSLAIGKEGQNARLAAKLTGWKIDIKSESQAQGEE